GGATTATATTTTAACTGCAAAGTCTAAAGGTATTACAAAGCCCCAAGTTGTATGGAAACATACTATACGCAATGCTATTATGCCAGTTGTAACCGTTTTAGGACCTCTGTTTGCAGGTATTATTACTGGATCAATTGTTGTCGAAAAAGTATATGCAGTAGCAGGACTTGGTGAGTATTTTGTAAATACAATCCTTTCTCAGGATTATCCAATGATTATGGGAATAACTCTTTTTTATGCAGTACTTATAATAGCTTCAATGTTGATTGTTGATATTGCTTACGGCTTTATTGACCCAAGGCTTAGAGGCAGTATGGAAGGAGGAGAATAGGCTATGGAAACTATTGATAAGTCTTTGTTTGAGCTAGAAGGTAAAAACTTAGAGGCAGCTCAAAAAATCAGTCGTCCTAGCATGTCTTATCTACAGGATGCGCTTAGAAGGCTTAAGAAGAATAAACCAGCCATGATCTCCTTCTGGATTCTTGTTTTTATGATAGTGATGTCGCTGATAGGGCCAATAATATCAAAGACACTATATGGGCACACTTACAGAAATCAGGATTTAAATGTACAGAATCAAACTATGATTTTAAGCAGTAAAAGAAGCATTATGCTTACTGAAAATAGCGCCTTTACTTACAAAAAGTATAATCATGATCTTAGAAAAACAAAAATTTCCTTTGAAGGTATAGAACTCCCGAAAACTGGTGTTATAGGTGTTAAGATAGGTAATAAAGCTGAAGAAGCTCAGCAGGGAGATCAAAAGGAATTTAGGTTTCAGGTTAAGACAGAACCTGGAGACAGCTTGGATAAGATAGTAGAAAAATTAAAGGCTGAGGCTGATAAACAGCTTCAAAAAGATCCTGATTTTAGAGGACTAAACTTCAAAGTAAAGGGCAGTACCCTAACTATAGAAAGTATAGGAGAAACGAAATTTAATAAAAAATATTGGTTTGGAACAGACATGTTTGGACGTGACATATTTACTCGTGTTTGGGAAGGTGGAAGGGTTTCGTTTTTTATAGCATTCTTATCAGTGTTCATTACTTCAATAATTGGAATTATGTATGGAGGCATTTCAGGCTATATTGGGGGAAGAACAGATACCTTAATGATGAGATTTGTTGAAGTTTTAATGGTAGTGCCAGACCTTCTTTACATTATATTGCTGCTTCAGGTAATGAAGCAAGGCTTAAGACCTATTATTATAGTTCTTGCTGCAACTTCCTGGATGGGAATTGCACGTATTGTAAGAGGAGAGGTTATGAGGCTTAAGCATTCAGAGTATGTGCTTGCAGCTGAAACTATTGGTTCTAGCAAAACAAGGATTATTTTAAGGCACTTAATACCTAATACTATGGGTCCAATAATTGTTCAAATGACTATGATGGTGCCTGCGATGATATTTACCGAAGCTTTCTTAAGCTTTATAGGATTAGGAATTCCTGTTCCATTTGCTTCCTGGGGATCTTTGGTTAACGAGGGAGCTCAGGTCTTTGTACAGTATCCTAATACGCTTCTTATGCCAGCCATAGCCCTGAGCCTTACAATGCTTGGATTTAATATACTTGGCGATGGACTTAGAGATGCTTTGGATCCAAAGCTTAGAAAGTAGGGGTGAGATGTATGAAGAAAAAGTTATTAGAGGTTAAAGATTTGAGTGTTTCCTTTGATACTTACGCTGGCGAAATACAAGCTGTTAGAGGAGTATCCTTTGACTTGTATGAAGGAGAAACTATTGCTATAGTTGGAGAATCAGGCTGTGGAAAGTCTGTTACTGCAAAATCCATAATGAGATTAAATCCTGAACCGCCAGCAAGATTCAAAGGCGGAGAAATATTGTTTAATGGTGAAGATATAACTAAAAAGTCTGAAAGAGAAATGAGAGATATAAGAGGCAGTAAAATATCCATAATATTTCAGGATCCAATGACTTCTTTAAACCCAACCATGACTATTGGAAAGCAAATAATGGAAGGCTTAAAGAAACACAAAAAATTAGATAACGAAGCAGCTAAAAAAGTGGCAATTAATATGCTTAAACTTGTTCAGATTCCAAATCCAGAGCAAAGGTTTAAAGAATATCCTCATCAGTTTTCAGGGGGAATGCGGCAGAGAGCAATGATAGCTATTGCATTAGTTTGCAATCCACAGCTTTTAATAGCAGATGAGCCAACTACTGCTTTAGACGTTACTATACAGGCACAAATAATTGAGCTAATGCTTGACCTGCAAAATAAGATAAATACTTCTATAATAATGATAACCCACGATTTGGGTGTTGTTGCTCATATTGCTCAAAGGGTTATTGTAATGTATGGTGGCAAGGTTGTTGAATATGGAAGTTCAAAGGATATTTTTTATAATCCAAAGCATCCCTACTCCTGGGGACTTCTAAATTCTGTGCCAAGGCTTGATATAGTTAAAAATGAAAACAGACTTGAATCTATCGAAGGAACACCTCCAGATTTATTTGCACCTCCAAGCGGCTGTCCTTTTGCAGACAGATGCGAGTATTCAATGAAGATTTGTAGAGCTAAAATGCCTCCTACTTTTGTTATAAGTGAAGGTCATGCGTCTGCCTGCTGGCTTAGTCATCCAGATGCACCTAAAGTTTCAAGAGATGCTTTAAAAGTTAAAAAAATCCCTTCAGAAGTGCTTGGAGGTGTTAAGTAGTATGAGCAGTGAAAAGAAAGAAGTACTATTAAAAATTCAAAACCTAAAAAAATATTTTAAGGTAAAAGGCAAGGGAGTTTTAAAGGCTGTTGATGACATAAGCTTTGATATATATAAAGGAGAAACCTTAGGCTTGGTTGGAGAATCAGGCTGCGGAAAGTCAACCTGCGGACGTACAATTTTGAGGATATATAATCCTACTGGGGGAACTGTAGAATTTAATGGTAAAGATGTTCATGAATTAACTGGCAGGGAAAAGAAAGAGTACAATAAACGAGCACAAATGATATTTCAAGATCCGTACGCATCCTTAAATCCTAGAATGCTGGTTTCCAATATAATTGCTGAAGGCTTAGATGTTCATGATATTTTACAGGGAGAAGAAAGAACCAAAAGGATAGACGAACTTTTAGAGTTAGTTGGTTTAAACAAAGAACATGCAAACCGTTTCCCACATGAATTTAGCGGTGGTCAAAGGCAGCGTATTGGAATAGCAAGAGCTCTTGCTGTTAATCCAGATTTTATAGTTTGTGATGAGCCTATTTCAGCACTTGATGTATCTGTTCAGGCTCAGGTAGTAAATCTCCTGCAGGACCTTCAAAATAAATACGGACTCACATACTTATTTATTGCTCATGATTTGTCTATGGTTAGGTATATATCTGATAGAGTAGCTGTTATGTATTTAGGTGCTATAGTGGAACTATCAAGCAGTAATGAAGTATATGAAAATGCACTGCATCCATACACTCAGGCACTGCTTTCTGCAATTCCAATTCCAGACCCGGATGTTCAGCAAAGCCGTCACCGCATAATACTTGAGGGGGATGTACCAAGCCCAATAAATCCTCCTAATGGCTGTAAATTTGCAGGAAGATGTGCTAAAGCAAAGGATATATGCAAAGACGATAGACCAGAGTTAAGAGAGTTGAAGCCAGGCCATTTTGTGGCTTGTCATCTTTATGATTAAATTTAATTGAAGTTTTTAAATGGCATGCTCAAGCTGATATGCTGCTTTTATGGTACACAGTTGAAATAATAAAACTGTTTCCATAAAGGCAGCAGTTCATACTGGGCATGCCATTAATTATTCTGTTTTCTAAGTCCTTTTAAGAACATTGTATTTACTTGGGTAACTGCTAAAAAGAAATATATAAACATACATTGCATTTTTTCTCATCTTCCATGTATGATTATAGAAGTGATATATGTTGTTAAAGTTTATTATAGGGGGAATGTATATTGAGGATTGGGTTATTTAAGAAGGCAAAAAAAGAAATTGTGGTTTATTTTTTTATCTTGGCACTGACTGCCCTGGGACTTGGGCTTAGTGACGGTATTTTTTCTAACTACTTCAAGGAAGCTTATAATGTAAATGCCTTTCAAAGAGGATTAATTGAATTTCCAAGAGAGCTGCCTGGAATTCTTTCAACAGTTGTTATTTCCTTACTTTCATTTATAGGGGATATACGAATATCAATAATTGCCCAGCTTTTAAGCTGCATAGGACTGCTGTTGCTAGGCTTTTTAACTCCGCCTTTTGCAGTAATGTGCATTTTTCTTTTCGTCAACTCTATGGGAATGCACTTATTCTTTCCACTGTCTGACGGTATAGGCATGTCTCTTATAAAAGGCGAGGAAGTAGGAAAGAGAATGGGGCAGTATAAAGGAGTCAGCACAGCTTTCAGCATGTTTGCAAGTATTTTAGTTTTTGTTGGCTTTAGGACTGGAATTTTCAGCCTCACATCACCTGTAAAGATTACTTTTGTTATTGGAGCATTAATTTTTGCAGTTGTATTCATCTTGTTTATTTATATGAACAAAATTGTAAAAATTCCAATCAAGCAAGATAGAAAGCTAAAATTTGTATTCCGAAGGGAATATAAATACTATTATATTCTTGCTATAATGACAGGTGTACAAAAACAGATAATGGCCGTTTATGGACCTTGGGTACTTATCGATCTTTTAAGCAAAAGGGCTGACACCATTGCAATTCTCGGTATAATAGGATCCTTTATAGGGATATTCTTTATTCCTGCCCTTGGCAGATGGCTTGATAGATATGGTATAAGAAAGATGCTTTATGCAGATGCGCTATCATTTATAGTAGTATATATTGCCTATGGTTTCCTGGCATCAGGATTTTCTTCAGGAATTTTAAGCAAGGTAGGCATACCTGTTATTTTAACCTTTGTACTAATTATATTAGACCGTATGTCAATGCAGATGAGCATGATAAAAACAATCTATCTCCGCTCCATTGCAGTGGATAAATCTGAGATAACTCCAACTTTATCATTTGGCATGAGCATGGATCATATTGTATCCATAGTATGTGCATATATAGGGGGAATTATCTGGACTGCCTTTGGCCCTCAATATATATTCTTTTTTGCCGCTGTAGCATCCTTTGTAAATCTTGCCGTTGCAAAGCTTGCAGTAATAAATGAGGATAAAGGCTTAAAACCAAGAGTAAAAGTACAGGCAGTGGTAAATGAAGAGATGTAACCAAATATATTTTAAATTAATATAACATAAATTTGGATATAGTTTTTAGCTTAATAAGAGAAGCGGCATAAAAAGATATTTTTTAGACCGCTTCTCTTAAATTATTTAACCTTGTTTGAATTTTTGACATACAATCATAACAAGTTTTTTAAGGTTTTATAGATATTTTCCGAATAAAATTTTGCGCCTAACTCATTAATATGAACTCCATCATCTTCATTGCTGTTTGTAAGATTAATTATAATAGAATACAAAGACTTAGATTCGCAAAGCTTATTTATATCTAAAGTTGCAATGCAATGCTTTAGACCGAGTTCAACTATTTTACTGCAATACTTCTTAAGCTGGGCATTAGCACCACCTATATTTTTATATAAATAATAAGGATGTCTTCTGTAGTAATAGGTTGCGCCACCGCCACAATTTTCATCGCCTATGTTTCCTTCTATTATTTTGTTAGGAGTCACAAGGACAGGAACTGCATTAATCTGTTTTGTAAGAAAAATAATTTTCTCTATATTTTCTTCAAATTGTTCTAAGGAAACCTTTGCTTCTTTGCTTCCGTCAGTTTTTATAAAGTGGTCATTCATGCCAAAATTTATTATTACATAATCAGGTTTATATTTAAGCACATCTTCTTCAATTCTAACTAAACCTTCCGAGGAAGTA
The genomic region above belongs to Clostridium swellfunianum and contains:
- a CDS encoding ABC transporter permease is translated as METIDKSLFELEGKNLEAAQKISRPSMSYLQDALRRLKKNKPAMISFWILVFMIVMSLIGPIISKTLYGHTYRNQDLNVQNQTMILSSKRSIMLTENSAFTYKKYNHDLRKTKISFEGIELPKTGVIGVKIGNKAEEAQQGDQKEFRFQVKTEPGDSLDKIVEKLKAEADKQLQKDPDFRGLNFKVKGSTLTIESIGETKFNKKYWFGTDMFGRDIFTRVWEGGRVSFFIAFLSVFITSIIGIMYGGISGYIGGRTDTLMMRFVEVLMVVPDLLYIILLLQVMKQGLRPIIIVLAATSWMGIARIVRGEVMRLKHSEYVLAAETIGSSKTRIILRHLIPNTMGPIIVQMTMMVPAMIFTEAFLSFIGLGIPVPFASWGSLVNEGAQVFVQYPNTLLMPAIALSLTMLGFNILGDGLRDALDPKLRK
- a CDS encoding ABC transporter ATP-binding protein produces the protein MKKKLLEVKDLSVSFDTYAGEIQAVRGVSFDLYEGETIAIVGESGCGKSVTAKSIMRLNPEPPARFKGGEILFNGEDITKKSEREMRDIRGSKISIIFQDPMTSLNPTMTIGKQIMEGLKKHKKLDNEAAKKVAINMLKLVQIPNPEQRFKEYPHQFSGGMRQRAMIAIALVCNPQLLIADEPTTALDVTIQAQIIELMLDLQNKINTSIIMITHDLGVVAHIAQRVIVMYGGKVVEYGSSKDIFYNPKHPYSWGLLNSVPRLDIVKNENRLESIEGTPPDLFAPPSGCPFADRCEYSMKICRAKMPPTFVISEGHASACWLSHPDAPKVSRDALKVKKIPSEVLGGVK
- a CDS encoding ABC transporter ATP-binding protein, producing the protein MSSEKKEVLLKIQNLKKYFKVKGKGVLKAVDDISFDIYKGETLGLVGESGCGKSTCGRTILRIYNPTGGTVEFNGKDVHELTGREKKEYNKRAQMIFQDPYASLNPRMLVSNIIAEGLDVHDILQGEERTKRIDELLELVGLNKEHANRFPHEFSGGQRQRIGIARALAVNPDFIVCDEPISALDVSVQAQVVNLLQDLQNKYGLTYLFIAHDLSMVRYISDRVAVMYLGAIVELSSSNEVYENALHPYTQALLSAIPIPDPDVQQSRHRIILEGDVPSPINPPNGCKFAGRCAKAKDICKDDRPELRELKPGHFVACHLYD
- a CDS encoding MFS transporter, encoding MRIGLFKKAKKEIVVYFFILALTALGLGLSDGIFSNYFKEAYNVNAFQRGLIEFPRELPGILSTVVISLLSFIGDIRISIIAQLLSCIGLLLLGFLTPPFAVMCIFLFVNSMGMHLFFPLSDGIGMSLIKGEEVGKRMGQYKGVSTAFSMFASILVFVGFRTGIFSLTSPVKITFVIGALIFAVVFILFIYMNKIVKIPIKQDRKLKFVFRREYKYYYILAIMTGVQKQIMAVYGPWVLIDLLSKRADTIAILGIIGSFIGIFFIPALGRWLDRYGIRKMLYADALSFIVVYIAYGFLASGFSSGILSKVGIPVILTFVLIILDRMSMQMSMIKTIYLRSIAVDKSEITPTLSFGMSMDHIVSIVCAYIGGIIWTAFGPQYIFFFAAVASFVNLAVAKLAVINEDKGLKPRVKVQAVVNEEM
- a CDS encoding SGNH/GDSL hydrolase family protein — protein: MSRSKTIVAFGDSLTFGYGVKEENKWTNILAKSLGCRVINSGVCGNTSSEGLVRIEEDVLKYKPDYVIINFGMNDHFIKTDGSKEAKVSLEQFEENIEKIIFLTKQINAVPVLVTPNKIIEGNIGDENCGGGATYYYRRHPYYLYKNIGGANAQLKKYCSKIVELGLKHCIATLDINKLCESKSLYSIIINLTNSNEDDGVHINELGAKFYSENIYKTLKNLL